The following are encoded in a window of Dictyostelium discoideum AX4 chromosome 6 chromosome, whole genome shotgun sequence genomic DNA:
- the rabA gene encoding Rab GTPase, with the protein MSKKYEHLFKFIFVGDSGVGKSSILLRFTEDTFTESYISTIGVDFKIKTVYIEGKAIKLQIWDTAGQERFRVHNNSQYRGCHAVMVVYDVTDQRSFENVAKWIQEIERYARDNVIKMIIGNKSDMISQKVVDPFLAQEFADSLDITFKETSAKQAINIEDAFISLVKLCIDRIEEFKPSSTSSSTIILKKPQSQKSNCIIN; encoded by the exons ATGAGTAAAAAATATGA acatttatttaaatttatttttgtaggTGATAGTGGAGTTG gtaaatCAAGTATTTTATTAAGATTTACAGAGGATACATTTACAGAAAGTTATATATCAACAATTGgagttgattttaaaataaagacAGTTTATATTGAAGGTAAAGCAATAAAACTTCAAATTTGGGATACTGCTGGACAAGAACGATTTAGAGTTCATAATAATTCTCAATATAGAGGTTGTCATGCAGTTATGGTGGTTTATGATGTTACTGATCAAAgatcatttgaaaatgttgCAAAATGGATACAAGAAATCGAAAGATATGCAAGAGATAATGTCATTAAAATGATAATTGGAAATAAAAGTGATATGATCTCACAAAAAGTGGTTGACCCTTTTTTGGCTCAAGAATTTGCTGATTCCCTTGATATTACATTCAAAGAAACTAGTGCAAAACAAGCAATTAACATTGAAGATGCTTTTATATCTTTAGTTAAACTTTGTATAGATAGAATTGAAGAGTTTAAACCATCTTCAACTTCTTCTTCaactataattttaaaaaaacctcAATCCCAAAAAAGTAAttgtataataaattaa